A single Triticum dicoccoides isolate Atlit2015 ecotype Zavitan chromosome 2A, WEW_v2.0, whole genome shotgun sequence DNA region contains:
- the LOC119354478 gene encoding ferredoxin--NADP reductase, embryo isozyme, chloroplastic-like: MASALGAQVAAVAPIGSDGRHYRSCSSLKGNNSRNKSWTGKLAWENKTLQPRHTKKVFCMSVQQASKSKCKVAIKPLELENTKEPPLNLYKPKGPYTASIVSVERIVGPKAPGETCHIVIDHGGNPFVHFQGENPKKPGAPNTVRLYSIASTRYGDSFDGRTASLCVRRAVYYDPETGKEDPSKKGICSNFLCDSKPGDKIQITGPSGKIMLLPEDDPNATHIMIGTGTGVAPFRGYLRRMFMEDVPSFKFGGLAWLFLGVANTDSLLYDEEFTNYLQQYPENFRYDKALSREQKNKSGGKMYVQDRIEEYSDEIFKLLDDGAHIYFCGLKGMMLGIQDTLKRVAEQRGESWDQKLSQLKKNKQWHVEVY; the protein is encoded by the exons ATGGCTTCCGCCCTCGGAGCCCAG GTGGCTGCCGTGGCGCCGATTGGTTCGGATGGTCGCCACTACAGGAGTTGTTCTTCGCTCAAG GGTAATAACTCCCGCAATAAGTCATGGACTGGAAAATTAGCATGGGAAAACAAGACCCTGCAACCAAGACATACGAAGAAGGTCTTTTGTATGTCCGTGCAACAAGCAAGCAAAAGTAAATGTAAAGTTGCTATTAAACCTCTGGAACTGGAGAATACAAAGGAGCCACCCCTCAACTTGTACAAACCAAAGGGACCCTACACAGCCTCAATTGTCTCCGTTGAGAGAATTGTAGGTCCTAAAGCTCCTGGTGAAACATGTCACATTGTCATTGACCATGGTGGTAAT CCTTTTGTGCATTTCCAGGGAGAGAACCCAAAGAAACCTGGGGCCCCAAATACCGTCCGACTCTATTCTATTGCGTCTACTAGGTATGGCGATTCTTTTGATGGAAGGACTGCTAGTCTTTGTGTGCGCCGTGCTGTTTATTATGATCCTGAAACTGGAAAAGAAGATCCTTCAAAGAAGGGTATCTGCAGTAACTTCTTGTGTGACTCAAAACCAGGTGACAAAATTCAGATCACAG GCCCCTCAGGCAAAATAATGCTTCTGCCTGAGGATGACCCAAATGCAACTCATATCATGATTGGAACTGGCACGGGTGTTGCTCCTTTCCGTGGCTACCTACGTCGTATGTTCATGGAAGATGTCCCATCTTTCAAGTTTGGTGGTCTGGCTTGGCTCTTTCTTGGTGTTGCCAATACTGACAGCCTGCTCTATGACGAAGAGTTCACAAACTACCTTCAGCAGTATCCAGAAAATTTCAG GTATGACAAAGCACTAAGCCGGGAGCAGAAAAACAAGAGCGGTGGCAAGATGTATGTGCAGGACAGGATCGAGGAGTACAGTGATGAAATCTTCAAGCTTttggatgatggtgcacacatctacTTCTGTGGTTTGAAGGGGATGATGCTAGGGATTCAGGACACACTCAAGAGAGTAGCTGAGCAAAGAGGTGAGAGTTGGGATCAGAAGCTGTCACAGCTGAAAAAGAACAAGCAATGGCACGTCGAGGTTTACTAG